The sequence TTTATTTTTCCTTCTTGTAAAATTTCCTGATCTGTTTTTTGTTGTCCTTCTTGTAAAGCAGTTGCAACAGCAAGTAGTTTTGCTAATTTTAGTTTCGCATCATTTGGTAAATCGCGTTCCCCGATTTCAAACATAGCCCATTGACTTTTGTTTACGTGTAGTAATAGCGCCATATCTTCTTGTGAAACAAGAAGTGTTTCTTTAAAAATATTTTTCTTTCTCATGGGTTTGTAATTTAATAGCATTCATTTTAAATGCCGTGATAATCTTTTTTAAATTTTATTTTCTATCACATTTCTGTGATTGTTTTCATAAAAATAAAAAAAGTATCACGTTTTTGTGATAAAAAAATCACAAAATAAAAAATAATCACTGCGTTATTTTAACTATAGTTTTAACCTTGTTTAGTAGATGCCATTGTAAAGATATTGTTAATACTTATTTATAGGTTTTTTTTTATTAAAGATAATACTTTAATTTTGTCAGAATATATAAACAATTTTATAATAAGCTAAAAAAAAGATTACGATGAACAAAAGGTCAATTCTGCAACTATTAGTGATAATCCTAACATTTAATGCATGCTCAACGGATGATGATAATACGGCAACAGATAACGGTACTACAGATGGAGATTCTCTAACACAGATTGTTGGAACAGAGGTAACAACAAATACAGATAAAACATTAAAATCTGTTTGTTTTGCTAATGAAACTGTTGGTTATATAGCAGGTGGTAAAGCGGAGTTAGTTACTGCAGATAATTCAGCAATTATATTAAAAACAACTGATGGTGGTACAACATGGAACTCGGTGTTTACAGACACTGGGTATTATGCTATTAGTATATATGCTACTTCGCCTACAGTTGCTTATGCTACTACGTCAAGTAATTTTATTTTAAAAACAACAGATGGTGGTGCAACTTGGGAACAAAAACAGATTGGTACCAATAATTTCTATATGTCACATGTCAATTTTGTAAGTAATGATGTAGGATACGTTGTGGGGTCTAATAGCGCAAATGGAGAATTGTATAAAACTACTGACGCTGGTGAAACTTGGATTGATTTAAAGGAGGATAATACAATTCTAACAAATCTTTTAATTGATAATCAGCTTACAAATATTGAATTTTCAGCTACAGAAACGATTTCAATTTCAGGTGGATTGTGGAACAATGGAACATTGCTTAGAAGTACAAATGCAGGAGTAGATTGGAATAAGATAAGTGTTTCTGGGAATATTAAAACTACCGATGTGAGTATAGCGGGTAATACAGGATTTTTAGTAGGAAATAACGGAATAACTAATGCAAGTTCAGAGCTGGGGGAGTTATTTAAAACAACAGATAGTGGTGTCACTTGGAGTTTAGTAAATACGGGATTTAATAATCGAATAGAAAAACTTAGTTATAAAAATGATGTTATTTGTGTTGTAGGAAAAAATAAATCGAATAATTTGAGTGATCCAGAATTTTTGATGCTTTCTAAAGATAACGGAAACACATGGAGTCGTGTAGGGCATAATTTTGCGGTTGTAGGATGGGAAGATGTAACTTTTATTTCTGCAACAAAAATTATCGCAGTAGGTTATAGTGGGCGTTCTATTTTAATTCAATTATAATTTCTTCTAAAGAAATTCTAGAATAATAAAAAAACCTTCTTTTAAAATTATTTTTAAGAAGGTTTTTTGTGATGTAAAAGATATGAATATACATTTGTAGTTATAAACAGGTTTCAAACATTTAAAAAGCGTGGATAGAAAATTAAAAATAGTTAGTAAAACCTTTTCTTTTGTAATAATAATTGGAGTGTTGTTGATTTTGTTTCTAGTTTTTCCAGTATTTGGGGGTAAATATTCTTTAATTGGATTTTCAATTGGAACAATGCTTGGGGAGGTATTAAATAAATTTTGGGCAGAACCATTATATATAGATACAATTACAGTTGAGAATGATACTGTAATTATCGGTCATACAAATCCATTTTTAAAAAAAGGAATAAAAATTTATGAGGTTGCTGAAATTTCAAATTTTAAAAATGTTAAGAAAAATATATTTAGGAAAAATAGTCGTCTTGAATTTGATTATAAAAAAGCAAAAATGGATTTTGCTTATTTAAAATCTGAAAAAGAGTTAATTAATAAATTTCTGAATAATTTTATATAGAAAAAGATTTTTAAATTGATAGTAAAATAAAACACATGAAAATTACAAAAAAAAGAGAAAATATTCTTTTCATTTTAGTAGGACTTATTTTTTTAGTTATAAGTGCCAATAAAAATTGGGACGATATAAAAAAAGGAGCTAAAGATGGTTATGAAGATGCAAAAAGAACCGAATCAATAAAGTAGAATTTAATAGTAAAATAACCTTTTTTCTTAAGAGGTCAAAGTAGTTTTGTACATGTAGATTTTCGTCTTAAATTTACATGTTATCACATAAGGCTAACATTACAAAAAATTTAAAAAATAACATATGAAAAAATATTTTATAATCCTGATTTTGATTGCATCAAGTATTCAAATCAATGCACAGAATGATACATCAGATTTAATTATTGTTGCAGATAAATTGTCTTCTGAACAACTATATAGTATTAAAAGTGAGGGATGGGTATTGCTACAAAATAAAGACAGTAAATATTTGTGTAATTTTTCAAATCCAGATTACGTACTTTTTTTACCTGTTACCTGCTTAAATAAATCTCAAAAACCAAATTACTTAATTGAATTCTCTAATAATTATAGAGATGGTGATTTTGGTGGAATTGATTTTGATAGTTCTCGTTCAGCTAAATACAAGAAGAAAATATTTTTAATTGATGATGTTGAATTTGGAAATCCTTATAAAGATTTTGATGTAAAAAAATTCGAAAATTTTAAAGATGCCCTTAAAAAAGGAAAAACCTTATCAATCAAATTTTTTGATAGTGCTTATAATCCTGAAACTGGAGATGAAGGATTGGATTTAAATCGCGAAATAAGTTTTGCATTAGCAAATAGTGAATTATTAGAAACGCCAATTGATTGTGAATAGTAATTAAATTACGAGATAATAAAACATAGATATAATTGGCATTGAACGTCATGATAATAATAAAAAGATAGAAACAGAAAGACTTATTTTAAAACCATTAACTTATGATCAGTTAGTGAAATATACAAAATGCGACAACTCTTTGGAAGAAGAACTCAATTTGAATAGAACTTCAAGAACAATTTCTCCTGAATTAAAAGAAGCATTTGAGCAAACAATTCTACCAAATGTAGCAGACAAAAGTAAAAACTATTTGTATTCAACACTTTGGACAGCAATTTCAAAAAATGAAAACAAAATGGTTGGTGATTTGTGTATTGTTGGCGAACCAAACTCTGACGGAGAAATTGAAATTGGTTATGGAACTTATGACGGATTTCAGAATAAAGGATTTATGACGGAAGTTGTAAGTGGAATTGTTGTTTGGACAAAAACGCAACCAACAGTAAAAGGAATAATTGCTTCAACAGACAAAACAAACGAAGCGTCTTTTAAAGTACTTGAAAAAAATAATTTCATTAAAATTGGAGAAACTGAAACATTGTTTAATTGGAAATTAGAAGTAAAATAAAAAAATCACTTTCTTTAACTCGTCGGGTGTAATTATTCGAACTGAAGAAAAAAGCTCATCAAAAACTAATTACACCCAACGAGTTTTCTTTGTATCTGCACAACATCTAAAAGTATGAACCAATAAAAAATCAACCTCTTTTAAATTGCTTTAGAAGGGGTTGATTTGTGTAATATGAAAAACAATTTTATTTTAATCGTGTTGTAATTTCTGAAACAAATCCCAAATTACAATACCAGCGCTAACAGAAATATTTAAGGAATGTTTGCTTCCTAATTGTGGAATTTCAATTACACCATCGCTTAAATTAATGGCTTTTTGCGAAACACCTTTCACTTCATTACCAAAAATCAAAGCATATTTTTCGTTAGTTGTAACAGCGAAATCATTTAACATTATTGCTTTTTCTGTTTGTTCTATAGCATAAACCTTTGTTTTTTCTTCTTTTAGTTTAGCAATAACGTCTAAAACATCCTCTGCATATTCCCAAGTTACTGTTTCAGTAGCTCCAAGGGCAGTTTTGTGAATCTCTTTGTTTGGAGGAATAGCGGTAATACCACACAAGTAGATTTTTTCAATTAAAAAAGCATCAGAAGTTCTAAAAACCGAACCGATATTGTGTAAACTTCTAATATCGTCTAAAACGATAATAATAGGTGTTTTTTCGGCTTCTTTAAATTCGGCAACATTCTTTCTTTCTAATTCTGCGTTAGCTAGTTTTCTCATAGTGCAAATATATTAAAGCAAAAGCGACTATGAAATTTTTTTTCAAAGCCATTAACAAATCAATAACAGAAATAGAAAAAAGAGTTTTCTATATTGCCACAAAATAAAAACATGAGAGTAGTTCTATCATTATTTTTTTTTCAATCTATATTGTTAACTTGTTTTTCGCAAACTAATACAATTCAAACGAAAAAAGAACAACAGCAAGTAATTATTGATGAGTACCATACTAATTGTGCTACTAAATTCAATTATTATTATCAAATGGCACAATGGCAAGAATGTTTAGATGCTGGCTTAAAGAAAGATGCTACGATAGCCTATTTATGGCAGCAAAAAGCAATGCCGCTGTTTAAAACAAGAAAATATGAAGCAGGTATGGTGTTTTTGGATAAGGCTGTTGCTTTAGATGAAGAAAAATGGTTAGATTACAGAGCATTCATTAAATGTATTTTTGCAAAAACATATAAAGAAGCAATAGTAGACTTCGAAAAATGTAAGTTAATGAGAGGGAATACCTATGTGATGGATCACACCTATGATTTTCATATTGCATTAAGTTATTTGCAATTAAATGAGTTCAAAAAAGCAGAGGCAATTTTTAAAGCCGATATTGAAGACCAGATTTCAAAATATAAAGAAGCGCATTATTTAGATTTGTTTTATTATGGCATAACACTCTATGAACAAAAAAGATGGGATAAAGCCATTTCAATTTTCGATAAAGCATTAGGGCAATATTCCGAATTCTCAGATGTTAAGTTTTATAAAGGAATTTGCTTAGTTCAATTGGGGAAAAAAGAGGAAGCTAAAATTATTTTTGAAGAGTCTCAAAATGATTTTAAAAACGGATATACAATAAATGAAGATCAAATTTTTTATGAAACCTATCCCTATCAAGTTAAAAGAAAAGAATAATTAAAAACACTAATACTATTAATCAATAAAATTAAAACATGAAAAACTTTTTAAGGCTTTCGTTATTGTTACTTTGTCAAATTGCTTTTTCTCAAAAAAATGAAGCAGATTATGTAATTAAAAACGTTTCCATTATTCCAATGAATAAAGAAACAGTACTAAAAGATAAAGATGTTTTTATTACCAAAGGAAAAATTATAAGTATTGAAAAGTCAGGAAAGTCAAAGATAAAAGCAAGGCAAGAGGTTAATGGAATGGGGAAATATATTATGCCTTCATTGTCTGATGCACATGTTCATTTACCAGAAGAAGAAAAAGATTTGAAACGTTTTTTCGATTTGAATTTAATGAACGGTGTAACCAAATTGCGTTCTATGCGAGGGACTTGGGGACACAAAGACTGGAGAGATAAATACAACTCTAAAGATGTAATGGCTCCAAGACTATATATATCATCACCACCTATAAGTAGAAATTACGATTTAACCAAAGAAGATATTGTTGCCTATGTTAAAGCCGCTAAGGATAATGATTATGATATTGTGAAAATGATGAGTATTAAAAGTCAAGATGTTTTTGTGCTTTTTGATGACGTTTGTAAGCAGTACGACATGAAAATAGCAGGGCATTTTATTAGTAATCCAAAAGGGATAGTAATAGAAGATGATATTATCTTTAAATCAAGTTTCAATTCGATTGAACATTTAGGGGGTTTAATTGGAGAACCTGAAAAATTGGAAAGTAGAATTAATGCATTAAAAAATAACGACATTTATGTTTGTCCAACATTGTTATGGTATAAAATAGCATATGGATTATTTGATTTGGATGAAATTATCAAAATTCCTGGAATGGAGTTCTATGATGAAAAAACAAAAAAAGAATGGGTAGAGAAAACTAAAATATACAGAGAAAAAACGGGAAAAGAAGCAATTGAAGAAGAATTGAGGCTTTATGGGAAAGAAATGGAAGAAAGATTAATAGTGCTGAAACAGTTAGAGGCGGCAGGAATTAAGCTTTTGTTAAGTCCAGATAGTAGCTCAAAATATACTGTTCCAGGCTTTAGTGCTTTAACAGAAATGCAATTGTATAAAAAAGCGGGACTTTCTAATTATGCAATTTTGCAAGCATCAACCGTGAATTTTGCAAATTATTTTAATGACACTACCTATGGAACAATTGAAGAAGGAAAATCAGCCGATTTCATATTGTTAAACGAAAACCCTTTAGAAGATTTAAATACGTTACAAAATATAGAAGGTGTTTTTTATAATTTTCAGTTTCTAAATAAAACAGATTTAGAAAAACTAAGAAAAGAGCATTCTTTATATTAAAAGAAAGCTTGTTTTTTTAGCTATTGAGATTGCGAATGAATTTCTTACCTTCGCAATCTTGACTAAAATAAAATAATTGTGGCTAAAAAGACCTCTGTAACTAAAGAAAAAAAAGAAACTCCATTAATGAAACAATACAACGGGATAAAAGTAAAATATCCTGATGCTTGTTTGTTGTTTCGAGTGGGAGACTTCTATGAAACTTTTGGAGAAGATGCCGTTAGGGCAGCAAGAATTCTTGGAATAACACTAACAAAAAGAGGAGCAGGTTCAGATAGTGAAACGGCTTTAGCTGGCTTTCCGCACCATTCATTAAATACCTATTTGCCTAAATTGGTAAAAGCCGGTCTTCGTGTGGCAATTTGCGATCAATTAGAAGATCCAAAAATGACAAAAACGATTGTGAAACGTGGAGTAACCGAGTTGGTAACGCCAGGAGTTTCAATGAATGATGAGGTTTTGCATTCTAAATCGAATAACTTTTTAGCCTCTGTTCACTTTGGCAAGAAAATGCTAGGTGTTTCATTTTTAGATGTTTCAACAGGAGAATTCTTAACAGCACAGGGTAATGAGGAATATATAGACAAATTATTGCAAAATTTTAGTCCAAGCGAAATTTTAGTTCCAAAACAAAATAAAGCACAATTTAAACAAGTCTTTGGAGAAGATTTTCATACTTTCTTTTTAGAAGATTGGATCTACAAGGAAGATTATGCAATAGAAACGCTAACAAAACATTTTCAAACGAATTCACTAAAAGGTTTTGGAATAGAAGAGTTGTTAGAAGGTGTTATTGCTTCAGGTGCAATTTTGTACTATTTGTCAGAAACACAACACAATAAAATACAGCATATAACCAATATTCAACGTATTGCAGAAGATGCATATGTTTGGATGGATCGTTTTACGATTCGTAATCTCGAATTGTATCATTCAAACAATGTAAACGCAGTTACACTTTTAGATGTAATTGATAAAACATTGTCACCAATGGGAGCGCGTTTATTGAAAAGATGGTTGGCGTTGCCATTGAAAGATGCAACTAAAATAAAAAGCCGTCATGAAGTGGTGGCATATCTAAAAGAGAATTCAGAGATATTACAAAAAATACAATATCAAATTAAACAAATATCAGATTTAGAACGTTTAATTTCTAAAGTAGCAACAGGAAAAGTTTCTCCAAGAGAGGTAAATTATTTAAACGATTCTTTAAACGCAATCATTCCAATTAAAGAATTAGCATTAAAAAGTGATAATGAAGCCTTAAAAGTAATTGGAGATAGTTTGCATGCTTGCGAGCTTTTGAGAGAAAAAATTAAAAACACCATTAATAATGAAGCACCCGTTCATGTCAATAAAGGAAATGCAATTGCAACAGGTGTAAATGAAGAGCTAGATGAATTGAGAGTTATTTCGTCTAAAGGAAAAGGGTATTTAGATGATTTAGAGAAACGAGAAAGTGAGAAAACAGGAATTCCATCTTTGAAAGTTTCGTTTAATAATGTTTTCGGATATTATATTGAAGTAAGAAACACGCATAAAGACAAAGTGCCTTCCGAATGGATACGAAAGCAAACTTTGGTTAATGCAGAAAGATATATTACAGAAGAATTAAAAGAATATGAAGCGAAAATATTAGGAGCTGAAGAAAAGATTCAACAATTAGAATCGCAATTGTTTGAGCAATTGGTCAATTGGATGGCAACTTATATTAGACCTGTGCAACACAATGCTAATTTAATTGCTCAAATAGATTGTTTGAATTCGTTTACGCAATTGGCAATAGAGAATAATTATTCGCAACCTTTTTTAGATGATAGTTTTGATTTAGAAATTAAAGAAGGTCGCCACCCAGTTATTGAAAAGCAATTGCCAGTAGGCGTTCCTTATATTTCGAATGATGTTTTTTTAGATAGAGTAACACAGCAAATTATCATGATTACTGGGCCTAATATGTCGGGTAAATCGGCAATATTAAGGCAAACAGCATTGATTGTATTGTTGGCTCAAATGGGAAGTTTTGTGCCTGCTGAAAGTGTAAAAATGGGTGTGGTAGATAAAATTTTTACTAGGGTAGGAGCTAGTGATAATATCTCAATGGGAGAGTCTACATTCATGGTAGAAATGAATGAAACCGCTTCTATTTTGAATAATATTTCAGATAGGAGTTTAGTGCTTTTAGATGAAATCGGAAGAGGAACATCTACCTATGATGGTATTTCGATTGCTTGGGCAATTTCAGAATATTTACACGAACACCCAAACAAGCCAAAAACACTATTTGCTACCCATTATCATGAGTTAAATGAAATGGAAGTGCTGTTTGATCGTATTCAAAATTATAATGTTTCTGTAAAAGAGCTAAAAGATACGGTTCTGTTTATTCGTAAACTAGTAAAAGGAGGAAGTGCGCACAGTTTCGGTATTCATGTTGCTAAAATGGCTGGAATGCCACAAACAGTAATTCAAAAGGCACAGAAAATATTAAAAAAACTAGAGAAAGATCATTCAGGAGAAGCCTTAAACGGAAGTAAAATGGCAACTGATGATGAATTACAATTGAGTTTCTTTAATTTAGACGATCCGCTTTTAGAAGAAATAAAAGAAGAAATCATTAATATTGATATTAATACATTAACTCCAGTAGAGGCATTAATGAAGTTGAATGAGATAAAAAGGATGTTGACTAAAAAATAATTTTTTAATAAAACATTCGTAATCAAAAGGTTGTGAAAAGGTTAATTTTTTTGTTTAAAAAGTTCTTGTAAGTTTAAAAATATGTTTTATATTTGCACTCGCAATACGGAACAAGTATAGCGAAGTTCTTTTAAAAATGAAAAATGCGAAAATAGCTCAGTTGGTAGAGCGCGACCTTGCCAAGGTCGAGGTCGCGGGTTCGAATCCCGTTTTTCGCTCAACTACCTAAAAATATTTGCTTGAGTGGTGGAATTGGTAGACACGCTGGACTTAAAATCCAGTGGGTAGTAATGCCCGTGCGGGTTCAAGTCCCGCCTTGAGTACAAAAGCTCCAAACATTGTTTGGAGCTTTTTTTGTTTAAAACATTTTCATTTTATCCCTTTTTTAAAATAAAATGTATCTTTGTCGCTAAATCCTTCCATTTAGGATATTAATTTCTCACTTAAAAGTTTATAGCATGCAACTGTATAACACCTTAAGCGCAGAGGAAAGAGCAGAGCTTATCGATCAAGCTGGCAAACAACGTTTAACGTTGTCTTTCTATGCGTATGCAAAAATTGAAGACCCACAAAAATTTCGTAACGATTTATTTATTGCTTGGAACGCATTAGACGCTCTTGGTAGAATCTATGTAGCACAAGAAGGAATAAATGCTCAAATGAGTGTTCCTGCGGATAATTTCGAAGCATTTCGCGATACATTAGAAGTGTATGAATTTATGAAAGGCATTCGTTTGAATGTTGCTGTGGAGCAAGATGATCACTCTTTTTTAAAATTGACAATAAAAGTGCGTCATAAAATTGTTGCAGATGGATTAAATGATGAAACCTTTGATGTAACAAATAAAGGAATTCATCTAAAAGCAGCCGAATTTAACCAAATTTTAGATGACCCAAATACTATTGTAGTAGATTTTAGGAATCATTACGAAAGTGAAATTGGGCACTTTAAAGGAGCAATTACTCCAGATGTAGAAACATTCAGAGAAAGTCTGCCAATAATAAACGATCAGTTAAAAGATCATAAAGAAGATAAAAATCTTGTAATGTATTGTACCGGAGGAATTCGCTGCGAAAAAGCAAGTGCTTATTTTAAACATCAAGGTTTTAAGAATGTGTTTCAGTTAGAAGGAGGAATCATTCAATATGCAAAACAAATAAAAGAAGAAGGTTTAGATAGTAAATTTATCGGTAAGAACTTTGTTTTTGATAATCGTTTAGGAGAACGTATTACAGATGATATTGTATCAAAATGCCATCAATGTGGAAATCCATGCGATAATCATACGAATTGCGCGAATGATGGTTGTCATTTATTATTTATTCAATGTGATAGTTGTCAGTCTATAATGGAGAATTGTTGTTCTACAGAATGTTTAGAAACAACGCATTTGCCATTGGCGGAACAAGTAAAAATAAGAAAAGGAAAGCAAGTTGGAAACAAGGTCTTTCGTAAAGGAAAGTCAGAATCTTTAAAGTTTAAACAATCAGGAGATTTAACAGATTTAGCCTTGGCGACTGCTCCAAAAGCGAAAGATATTCGTCAGAAAATAAAAATCAAAAAGGTTTTAGTTGGTAAAGCAGAACATTATTATGTGAAAGCGCAAATTGGACTTTTTATTGTAGAAAATCAAGAAATAAAAATAGGAGACAAGATTTTAATTTCAGGTCCAACAACAGGGAATCAAGAATTGATTTTAGATAAAATGTTGGTAAACGGAAAAGAGATTGATGTGGCTAAAAAAGGAGATAAAATAACTTTTGAAGTTCCTTTTAGAATTAGACTTTCAGATAAATTATTTAAAATTATTAAGTAATGACTACTTCTGGAAAAATTGAATTGATGGCTCCTGCTGGAAATTTCGAATCGATGCAGGCAGCTCTAGATAATGGTTGTGATTCAATCTATTTTGGTGTGGAGCAATTGAATATGCGGGCTCGAGCAACAGTGAATTTTGTTTTAGAAGATTTACCAGAAATTGCTCGAAGATGTAATGAAAAAAACGTTAGAACCTATTTAACGTTAAATACAATTATTTACGACCATGATTTGTCGGTTGTAAAAACGCTTTTGTCTAAGGCTAAAGAGGCGGGCATTACAGCAGTTATCGCTTCAGATCAGGCGGTAATAATGACGGCAAAAACAATGGGAATTGAAGTGCATATTTCCACGCAGTTGAATGTAACAAATATTGAAACAGTTAAGTTTTATGCTATGTTTGCTGATACAATTGTACTGTCGAGAGAATTAAGTTTACGTCAAGTAAAAAATATCACGGCCAATATAGAAAAGGAAGAAATAAAAGGACCAAGTGGAAATTTGGTAGAAATTGAAATTTTCGGACATGGTGCTTTGTGTATGGCAGTTTCTGGGAAATGTTACCTGAGCTTGCATTCGCATAATTCTTCTGCAAATAGAGGAGCGTGTAAGCAAAATTGTAGAAAAAAATACACAGTTATAGATCAGGAATCTGGTTTTGAAATTGAAGTAGATAATGAGTATTTAATGTCGCCAAAAGACCTATGTACTTTGGATTTCTTAGATCAAGTAATAGATTCGGGAATAAAAGTGTTAAAAATTGAAGGTAGAGGTAGAGCTGCTGATTATGTGGCGACAGTTATAAAAACCTATAGAGAAGCTATTGATGCGTATTATGAAGGTGTCTTTACAAAAGAAAAAGTTGATGTATGGATGCAAACTTTAGCAACTGTTTATAATCGTGGTTTTTGGAGTGGTTATTACTTAGGTCAAAAGCTAGGAGAATGGTCAGATAATCCTGGATCTAGTGCTACACAAAAGAAAGTGTATGTGGGGAAAGGAATGCATTATTTTCCGAAATCTAATATTGCTGAATTTAAAATTGAAGCTTACGATATTAAAAAAGGAGATAAAATTTTAATTACAGGACCAAGTACAGGTGCGCAAGAGCTGGTTCTAGAAGAAATGTACGTGAATGATGTAGATGCTGAAAAAGCAATAAAAGGAGATAGTTGTACTTTAAAAGTACCTTTTAGAATTCGTTTGTCGGATAAAATGTATAAAATTGTAGCAAGTTAATGGTTGTTGTAACATTGCAAAGAGATAAATGTATTGGGTGTAATTACTGTGTAGAAATGGCTCCCAATTTATTTCAGATGTCAAAAAAAGACGGTAAAACTGTTTTGTTGAACTCAAATGATGCAAAAGGATTTTTCACATTAAAATCGCCAGATCATACAATTTTTGAAGATGGAGAGTTGGCTGTTAAGGCATGTCCGGTTAAAATTATTTCAATTAAAGAAGTCTGAAAAATAATTAAAAATGTACTATATAAAACCTATTTACGTTACCATGTAAATAGGTTTTCTTTTTTGTGTAATTTTTAGCTTGAAACCATTAACAAAATTATATTATCTTTACACTCAAAATACATTTTCGACAAGTAGTCACCGTAAAACGTGGCAATCAATATATAAACAAATTATGGCATGTAATAACTGTTCCACAGGAACTAAAGACGGAGTTCCTAAAGGATGTAATAATAAAGGGTCATGTGGTACTGGAAGTTGTAATAAATTAACAGTTTTCGATTGGTTATCAAACATGACGCTTCCCCAAGGCCAAGAGCCTTTCGATTGCGTAGAAATTAGATTTAAAAACGGAAGAAAAGAGTTTTTTAGAAATACAGAAAAGTTGACACTTTCAATGGGTGATAT is a genomic window of Flavobacterium jumunjinense containing:
- a CDS encoding peptidase U32 family protein — encoded protein: MTTSGKIELMAPAGNFESMQAALDNGCDSIYFGVEQLNMRARATVNFVLEDLPEIARRCNEKNVRTYLTLNTIIYDHDLSVVKTLLSKAKEAGITAVIASDQAVIMTAKTMGIEVHISTQLNVTNIETVKFYAMFADTIVLSRELSLRQVKNITANIEKEEIKGPSGNLVEIEIFGHGALCMAVSGKCYLSLHSHNSSANRGACKQNCRKKYTVIDQESGFEIEVDNEYLMSPKDLCTLDFLDQVIDSGIKVLKIEGRGRAADYVATVIKTYREAIDAYYEGVFTKEKVDVWMQTLATVYNRGFWSGYYLGQKLGEWSDNPGSSATQKKVYVGKGMHYFPKSNIAEFKIEAYDIKKGDKILITGPSTGAQELVLEEMYVNDVDAEKAIKGDSCTLKVPFRIRLSDKMYKIVAS
- the trhO gene encoding oxygen-dependent tRNA uridine(34) hydroxylase TrhO, producing MQLYNTLSAEERAELIDQAGKQRLTLSFYAYAKIEDPQKFRNDLFIAWNALDALGRIYVAQEGINAQMSVPADNFEAFRDTLEVYEFMKGIRLNVAVEQDDHSFLKLTIKVRHKIVADGLNDETFDVTNKGIHLKAAEFNQILDDPNTIVVDFRNHYESEIGHFKGAITPDVETFRESLPIINDQLKDHKEDKNLVMYCTGGIRCEKASAYFKHQGFKNVFQLEGGIIQYAKQIKEEGLDSKFIGKNFVFDNRLGERITDDIVSKCHQCGNPCDNHTNCANDGCHLLFIQCDSCQSIMENCCSTECLETTHLPLAEQVKIRKGKQVGNKVFRKGKSESLKFKQSGDLTDLALATAPKAKDIRQKIKIKKVLVGKAEHYYVKAQIGLFIVENQEIKIGDKILISGPTTGNQELILDKMLVNGKEIDVAKKGDKITFEVPFRIRLSDKLFKIIK
- a CDS encoding ferredoxin is translated as MVVVTLQRDKCIGCNYCVEMAPNLFQMSKKDGKTVLLNSNDAKGFFTLKSPDHTIFEDGELAVKACPVKIISIKEV